Proteins from a genomic interval of Nostoc sp. TCL240-02:
- a CDS encoding red chlorophyll catabolite reductase — protein MIEQQINVDNIALFEQLWGWTNELCEKIDARFELHSDPSTENFQKYSALIGEAHGSVNTFSGPEIYWLVHSWLREPKSGFCNMHLTVWLKSQIRVPHLAIVFATVPELFFFIDYVPRTDLFTDLDYLDRYYEPVNQTYLAFLKDSRFQQYISKTLYIRQVQSHTSLCYTSPVTEETLDRVHTVAHEMIDRWLGWVDEAEPVAESERSALSERDLFVRRTVAERDPDNQIAVRLFGAEMTDKLVRSLWGGERIL, from the coding sequence GTGATTGAGCAGCAAATTAATGTAGACAATATAGCCTTATTTGAGCAGTTGTGGGGTTGGACAAATGAACTCTGTGAGAAAATAGACGCTCGTTTTGAATTACATTCAGATCCGTCTACCGAGAACTTTCAAAAGTATTCTGCTTTGATTGGAGAAGCGCACGGCTCAGTCAATACCTTCTCTGGCCCAGAAATTTATTGGCTGGTGCATTCATGGTTGCGCGAACCTAAATCTGGCTTTTGCAATATGCACCTAACTGTTTGGCTCAAGTCGCAGATTCGTGTTCCTCATTTGGCTATTGTCTTTGCCACGGTTCCAGAATTATTCTTTTTTATAGATTACGTCCCTCGCACCGATCTATTCACTGACCTCGACTATTTGGATCGTTACTACGAACCTGTGAACCAGACATATTTGGCGTTCCTGAAAGATTCACGTTTTCAGCAGTATATTAGCAAAACGCTGTATATCCGTCAGGTACAATCTCATACTAGTCTGTGTTATACCAGTCCAGTTACAGAAGAGACACTTGATCGTGTCCACACGGTAGCGCATGAGATGATAGATCGTTGGCTAGGTTGGGTAGATGAAGCTGAACCAGTAGCGGAATCAGAACGGAGTGCTTTATCTGAGCGTGACTTATTTGTGCGCCGTACTGTTGCAGAACGCGACCCAGACAACCAAATTGCTGTGCGGCTATTTGGGGCAGAAATGACGGATAAATTAGTGCGATCACTCTGGGGTGGCGAGCGTATTCTATAA
- a CDS encoding glycosyltransferase has product MEISVSAFFTNINLTVIDVLILILCLSATLFYCYSIYSAVVTFGESHIYAPNFYPPITILKPICGLDRDIYENLATFCRQEYSTYQIIFSVRSPQDPGIDVVKQIIRDFPILNIQLIVCDRIIGANLKVSNLANALSFAKYEILVIADSDIRVGEDYLQRVVQPLHNNKVGVVTCLFRSVGQGWVEILKAIGTACYIHATSLAGKQLKGIKCAFGSTIVIRKEVLKAIGGFEAIADDLADDFQLGYLPARAGYKVVLSDYIVEHVLSTKTVVDSINRQIRWSQCIRVTGFWSYLGLVFTYGNVISLILSFVTQGSLFIYFALVVTWVIRLIMGWFIGVKFLQDSTARKYLWLVPLWDFLSLIIWGCGLFSNTIEWEHLTF; this is encoded by the coding sequence ATGGAAATTTCTGTATCTGCTTTTTTTACAAATATCAACCTAACAGTTATCGACGTTTTAATATTAATTCTTTGCTTGTCAGCTACCCTATTTTATTGTTACTCAATCTATTCAGCAGTTGTCACCTTCGGAGAATCCCATATATATGCTCCCAATTTTTATCCACCCATTACTATCCTGAAGCCAATTTGCGGACTGGACAGAGATATCTACGAAAATTTGGCAACATTTTGCCGACAGGAGTATTCAACTTACCAGATTATCTTCAGCGTCCGCAGCCCGCAAGACCCTGGAATAGATGTGGTCAAACAAATTATCCGAGACTTCCCGATACTGAATATTCAGTTGATAGTCTGCGATCGCATTATTGGGGCAAACTTAAAAGTGAGTAATCTCGCAAATGCTTTATCTTTCGCCAAATACGAAATCCTAGTTATTGCTGATAGCGACATCCGAGTTGGAGAAGACTACTTACAGCGAGTTGTACAACCACTACATAACAACAAGGTTGGTGTTGTCACCTGTTTATTTCGTTCGGTGGGGCAAGGATGGGTAGAAATTTTAAAAGCCATTGGAACTGCTTGTTATATTCATGCTACTTCTTTAGCTGGTAAACAATTAAAGGGGATAAAATGTGCTTTTGGTTCAACCATTGTAATTCGTAAAGAAGTACTCAAGGCAATAGGAGGGTTTGAAGCGATCGCTGATGATCTTGCGGATGATTTTCAACTCGGTTATCTACCAGCACGAGCGGGTTACAAAGTTGTACTTTCTGATTACATAGTTGAACACGTACTATCCACAAAAACTGTTGTCGATTCAATTAATCGTCAGATCCGCTGGTCACAGTGTATAAGAGTTACTGGTTTTTGGAGTTATTTAGGGCTGGTTTTTACCTACGGAAACGTCATTAGTCTAATTCTGTCATTTGTTACACAAGGATCATTATTCATTTACTTTGCGTTAGTTGTTACTTGGGTAATAAGATTGATTATGGGGTGGTTTATTGGTGTTAAGTTTCTTCAAGATTCCACTGCAAGAAAATATCTATGGCTTGTACCTTTATGGGATTTTCTCAGCTTGATAATCTGGGGTTGTGGTCTATTCTCTAATACTATTGAATGGGAGCATCTCACTTTTTAA
- a CDS encoding aldehyde dehydrogenase family protein yields the protein MTKPIEVRNPRTGKFDYVIIPPPPRLLAQQCKRSRRAQVSWQKLGLEGRIEALQQWKAAIVSERDRLTEALVNDTGRLSTSVLEIDSFLSSIDRWCRLAPELLQDSAKNTAIPFIALQQTSVPYPLIGIISPWNFPLLLSTIDTIPALLAGCAVIVKPSEIAPRFVAPLTTALNAVPKLRDVLTFIEGAGATGSILIDNVDLVCFTGSVATGRKVAEAAAKRFIPAFLELGGKDPAIVLESANLELATSAILWGSVVNTGQSCLSIERIYVAESIFEKFYHQLVAKAHRLGLAYPTVESGEIGPIIAERQAAIISDHLLDAVEKGAVIHCGGVIEDLGGGWWCRPTVLTQVNHSMKVMTEETFGPIMPIMPFSTVEEAVSLANDSIYGLSAAVFASEAEALEIAQQIDAGAISINDAGLTAIMHEGEKNAFKFSGMGGSRMGAAALKRFMRKKAILIKTNATNDPWWFDNES from the coding sequence ATGACAAAACCAATAGAAGTCCGCAATCCCCGAACTGGCAAATTTGACTACGTAATTATCCCGCCACCCCCAAGGTTGCTAGCACAGCAATGCAAGCGATCGCGCCGGGCACAAGTTAGCTGGCAAAAGCTGGGTTTAGAGGGGAGAATTGAAGCTTTACAGCAGTGGAAGGCAGCGATAGTATCAGAGCGCGATCGCTTAACGGAAGCTTTGGTAAATGATACGGGAAGATTATCAACCTCAGTATTAGAAATAGACTCTTTCCTCTCTAGCATCGATCGGTGGTGTAGATTAGCACCAGAATTGCTGCAAGACTCTGCAAAAAACACAGCAATTCCATTTATCGCCTTGCAACAAACATCTGTTCCTTACCCCCTAATTGGGATCATTAGCCCGTGGAATTTTCCACTGTTGCTGTCAACTATTGATACCATTCCGGCATTGTTGGCGGGTTGTGCCGTCATTGTCAAACCCAGTGAAATCGCTCCCCGCTTCGTTGCACCACTGACAACAGCACTCAACGCCGTTCCTAAATTGCGCGATGTCTTAACTTTTATTGAAGGAGCAGGCGCAACCGGATCTATTTTGATTGACAATGTAGACTTAGTGTGCTTTACAGGCAGTGTTGCAACAGGGCGAAAAGTGGCAGAAGCGGCTGCTAAACGGTTTATTCCGGCTTTTTTGGAATTAGGGGGAAAAGATCCTGCGATCGTTTTAGAATCAGCCAATTTAGAATTAGCAACCTCAGCAATCTTGTGGGGTTCCGTCGTCAACACTGGACAGTCGTGCTTATCAATTGAGCGGATTTATGTTGCTGAATCCATATTTGAAAAGTTTTACCATCAATTAGTAGCCAAAGCACACCGCCTTGGACTAGCCTACCCCACTGTTGAAAGTGGAGAAATCGGCCCAATCATCGCTGAAAGACAAGCAGCCATTATTAGCGATCATCTCCTAGATGCAGTAGAAAAGGGAGCAGTCATTCACTGCGGCGGCGTAATTGAAGACTTGGGTGGGGGTTGGTGGTGTCGTCCAACAGTGCTTACCCAAGTTAATCATTCCATGAAAGTGATGACCGAAGAGACTTTTGGCCCCATTATGCCAATAATGCCTTTTTCCACAGTCGAGGAAGCAGTGTCTTTAGCAAACGACTCAATTTATGGATTAAGTGCTGCTGTTTTTGCCTCAGAAGCTGAAGCTTTAGAAATTGCCCAGCAGATAGATGCAGGTGCTATTAGTATCAACGATGCTGGACTCACTGCCATCATGCACGAGGGAGAGAAAAACGCCTTTAAATTCTCTGGGATGGGAGGATCGCGCATGGGTGCAGCAGCGCTGAAACGGTTCATGCGAAAAAAAGCTATTTTAATTAAAACTAATGCGACTAATGACCCTTGGTGGTTTGATAATGAATCATAA
- a CDS encoding transposase yields the protein MPYSSSLTDEEWEILEPLLPTILPAKKQTRPANWTKRELLDGIFYQLKNGCNWEDLPKDLPPYSTVYWHYKQWRAKGVIEELMRVLHGRVREQVKKKLSGRR from the coding sequence ATGCCGTACTCTAGCAGCCTAACAGACGAAGAATGGGAAATTCTCGAACCCCTACTGCCGACTATATTGCCTGCTAAGAAACAGACTAGACCCGCCAACTGGACAAAAAGAGAACTCTTAGATGGCATCTTCTATCAACTAAAGAATGGCTGCAATTGGGAAGACTTACCCAAGGACTTGCCCCCCTACTCGACTGTATATTGGCATTACAAGCAGTGGCGGGCCAAAGGAGTGATAGAAGAATTGATGAGAGTTTTACATGGACGAGTGCGTGAACAGGTAAAAAAAAAGCTAAGTGGACGACGCTGA
- a CDS encoding NmrA family NAD(P)-binding protein codes for MAWNYCLLLLSLDKLNLNQELRVEERMSNLRDRTESNTDKVLLIGVTGGTGGNVVKGFLEQGVSNLRVITREIDLNRPTLAKLNDAGVELVKANLDDETSLIAAFAGISAVYCHATSADSTKIDPLEVERAKRVAQAAKQAEIKHFVYNSAGGADRNSGIPRIEQKYQVEKILKEAGLPTTMLRACLFMEEFWKKYTRPSILKGSFPFSIQPDKPLHLITTKDMGRVAAYVIKHPTKYIGQEIELAGDVLTPKQMAEAFSQAQGIKVVHKETPAWIFLLLLQKELFDLIQWYRKKGYQADVQRLREEEFPGLLTTFSEFLAETHWTNAELTYESLRSH; via the coding sequence ATGGCGTGGAATTATTGTTTGCTTCTCCTGTCTTTGGATAAACTTAATTTAAATCAAGAACTTCGGGTAGAAGAGAGAATGTCAAATCTCCGCGATCGCACAGAATCAAACACCGATAAAGTTTTACTCATCGGAGTTACTGGCGGCACAGGTGGAAATGTCGTTAAGGGATTTCTCGAACAGGGAGTTAGCAACCTGCGAGTCATCACTAGAGAAATTGATCTTAATCGTCCAACTCTTGCAAAGCTCAATGATGCCGGAGTTGAACTGGTAAAAGCCAACCTCGACGATGAAACTTCTCTCATAGCAGCCTTTGCAGGAATTTCGGCTGTTTACTGCCACGCCACTTCTGCGGACTCTACTAAAATTGACCCGCTAGAGGTGGAGAGAGCCAAGCGAGTTGCACAAGCTGCCAAACAAGCTGAAATTAAGCACTTTGTCTACAATTCCGCAGGTGGAGCAGATAGGAATTCAGGAATCCCTCGCATTGAGCAAAAGTATCAAGTAGAGAAAATTCTCAAAGAAGCTGGCTTACCGACTACTATGTTGCGAGCTTGCTTGTTTATGGAGGAGTTTTGGAAGAAGTACACGCGACCTTCTATTCTCAAAGGTAGTTTTCCGTTTTCAATTCAGCCAGACAAGCCGCTTCATCTAATTACAACAAAGGACATGGGCCGCGTTGCTGCTTACGTAATTAAACATCCCACCAAGTATATTGGTCAAGAAATTGAGCTAGCTGGCGATGTACTGACTCCAAAGCAAATGGCAGAGGCATTCTCCCAAGCGCAGGGGATAAAAGTTGTCCATAAAGAGACACCTGCTTGGATTTTCTTACTCTTGCTGCAAAAAGAACTGTTCGATTTGATTCAGTGGTATCGCAAAAAAGGTTATCAAGCCGATGTCCAGCGTTTACGAGAAGAAGAGTTTCCTGGACTTCTGACCACATTTAGTGAATTTTTAGCAGAAACCCACTGGACAAATGCGGAACTCACCTATGAGAGTCTGCGATCGCATTAG
- a CDS encoding transposase, which produces MRVLHRKGIVSTFSTNGIKRHLAVDTLGFPFFTHCTKANVSDDRGLIEMLTKNIDYFQSKPVNIPKITILLDHGYHPEYLREELEKVYPQMMTKIRFELSAKPSKQQNKELGKSGFVPVAARWVIERSNAWIERCKILVKNFERTLDNATAKVNLCFIRLMLQRLAASS; this is translated from the coding sequence ATGCGAGTATTACATCGAAAGGGTATTGTTTCTACTTTCTCGACAAATGGCATTAAAAGACATCTAGCCGTTGATACCCTGGGGTTTCCCTTCTTTACTCATTGCACTAAAGCAAATGTATCTGATGATAGGGGTTTGATTGAGATGTTGACTAAAAACATTGATTATTTCCAGTCAAAACCCGTCAATATTCCCAAAATCACCATTCTGCTAGACCACGGTTATCACCCTGAGTATTTGAGGGAGGAGCTAGAAAAAGTTTATCCCCAAATGATGACGAAAATCAGGTTTGAACTTTCGGCAAAACCATCAAAACAACAAAACAAAGAATTAGGGAAATCTGGGTTTGTTCCGGTTGCCGCGAGGTGGGTAATTGAACGGTCAAATGCTTGGATTGAGAGATGCAAAATTCTCGTTAAGAACTTTGAGAGAACTCTAGATAATGCAACTGCCAAGGTTAATCTTTGTTTCATTCGGCTAATGCTTCAGAGGCTTGCAGCCTCTTCTTAG
- a CDS encoding ISKra4 family transposase (programmed frameshift) has protein sequence MTPEQKQALQKHIQAIAKILYEDTSKEKLTNLAAIEEAVRSQMQKHVMPEVGGFFIETITGTTAGYQRRLKSILGELAITSKQAIELEVAPSTQLSPYLETCCLRVSANVSYEDAASDIKYFTGIEVSHSSQQRLVHRQNFELPTPEQTIEELSVDGGNIRVRTPKGQICAWLGYKAISLHHLGILGTSFQNNQIVIDWVNDQPLASPLTCIGDGHDGIWNIIDQLAPDAQRREILDWFHLIENLHKVGGSQKRLKQAQNLLWKGQVEATIALFTDCKGKQVQNFCRYLDKHRNRIINYEYYQAEEICSIGSGSVESAVKQVDRRTKISGAQWKRENVPQVLAHRCAYLNGLLSV, from the exons ATGACCCCAGAACAAAAGCAAGCTCTTCAAAAACATATTCAGGCGATTGCTAAAATATTGTATGAAGATACGTCAAAAGAAAAGCTCACAAATCTTGCAGCAATTGAAGAAGCAGTGCGGAGTCAAATGCAGAAGCATGTTATGCCAGAAGTAGGGG GTTTTTTTATCGAAACGATTACAGGGACAACCGCAGGATACCAACGACGGCTCAAAAGCATTCTTGGAGAGTTAGCAATAACGAGCAAACAAGCCATTGAATTAGAAGTCGCACCAAGTACTCAACTGAGTCCATATCTAGAAACTTGTTGTTTGAGGGTAAGTGCGAATGTCAGCTATGAAGATGCGGCATCAGACATCAAGTATTTTACGGGCATAGAGGTTTCTCACAGCAGTCAACAGAGATTAGTGCATCGCCAGAATTTTGAGTTGCCAACACCAGAACAGACAATTGAAGAATTAAGCGTCGATGGTGGAAACATCCGTGTCCGAACTCCTAAAGGTCAAATATGTGCATGGCTTGGCTATAAAGCAATTAGCTTACATCATCTCGGAATCTTGGGAACTTCATTTCAGAATAATCAGATTGTGATTGATTGGGTTAATGACCAACCACTGGCTAGCCCACTCACTTGTATTGGTGATGGACATGACGGCATTTGGAATATAATTGACCAATTAGCACCTGATGCACAACGTCGAGAAATACTTGATTGGTTCCATTTAATAGAAAACCTCCACAAAGTTGGGGGTTCACAAAAACGCTTGAAACAAGCACAAAATCTACTATGGAAAGGCCAAGTTGAGGCTACTATTGCCTTATTTACAGATTGTAAAGGCAAACAAGTACAAAACTTTTGCCGTTATCTTGATAAGCATCGCAATCGCATTATCAACTACGAATATTATCAAGCTGAAGAAATTTGTTCAATTGGTTCAGGTTCAGTTGAATCTGCCGTTAAACAGGTTGACCGTCGAACAAAAATTTCCGGGGCACAATGGAAACGAGAAAATGTGCCTCAAGTCCTAGCCCATCGCTGTGCTTACCTCAATGGATTATTGTCAGTTTGA
- a CDS encoding nitrilase-related carbon-nitrogen hydrolase translates to MADNTDNLNSFRALALQVTCHAVNQATDRLQARSLMLNSINHLAQQIAASIAFIGFDCRLIVLPEYFLTGFPMGDSLAGWAEKACIEMAGAEYEALGKIAQKHKIFLAGNAYEVDPNFPGLYFQTCFILDPSGSIVLRYRRLNSLFAPTPHDVWDKYLDCYGLEGVFPVAKTAIGNLAALASEEILYPEVARCLAMRGAEIFVHSTSEVYNKNLTPKDAAKITRAVENMAYVVSANTAGIANIAIPIASADGGSKIIDHRGIVLAETGAGESMAAFAEIDLGALRRDRRRPGLHNLLARQRFELYAESYHQSHFYPANTMLEGEIDRKHFLQTQQATIDRLAQLEII, encoded by the coding sequence ATGGCAGATAATACTGATAATCTCAACTCATTCCGGGCCTTGGCACTCCAAGTTACCTGTCATGCAGTCAACCAAGCAACTGATCGCCTCCAAGCGCGATCGCTCATGCTAAACTCCATCAATCACCTAGCTCAACAAATTGCTGCCAGTATCGCTTTTATTGGCTTTGATTGTCGTTTAATTGTACTGCCAGAATATTTCCTCACGGGTTTTCCAATGGGCGATAGTCTTGCAGGATGGGCAGAAAAAGCCTGTATAGAAATGGCTGGTGCTGAGTATGAGGCGCTGGGTAAAATTGCCCAAAAGCATAAAATATTTTTAGCTGGTAATGCCTACGAAGTTGATCCAAACTTTCCCGGATTGTACTTCCAAACCTGTTTTATTCTTGATCCCTCCGGCTCAATCGTCTTGCGGTATCGGCGGCTAAATTCCTTATTTGCTCCCACTCCCCATGATGTTTGGGATAAATATCTTGACTGTTATGGTTTAGAGGGAGTTTTCCCCGTAGCCAAAACTGCGATCGGTAATTTAGCAGCTTTAGCATCAGAAGAAATTTTATATCCCGAAGTAGCGCGGTGTCTGGCGATGCGAGGAGCAGAGATTTTTGTCCATTCCACTTCGGAAGTATACAACAAAAACCTCACTCCCAAAGACGCGGCAAAAATCACTCGCGCCGTCGAAAACATGGCTTATGTAGTTTCAGCTAATACCGCAGGCATCGCTAATATTGCCATCCCCATAGCTTCGGCTGATGGTGGCTCTAAAATCATCGACCATCGCGGAATCGTTTTAGCCGAAACAGGTGCAGGCGAGAGCATGGCAGCGTTTGCCGAGATTGATTTAGGAGCGTTACGCCGCGATCGCCGCCGACCGGGGTTACATAATTTACTTGCTCGTCAACGCTTTGAACTATACGCCGAAAGTTATCATCAATCACACTTTTACCCAGCTAATACTATGCTGGAGGGAGAAATAGACCGCAAACACTTTTTGCAAACCCAGCAAGCCACAATTGATCGGTTAGCCCAACTGGAAATAATTTGA
- a CDS encoding BamA/TamA family outer membrane protein, protein MRLSPVLVAVLAIAAPLGSCESVNAQTANSLKQTTKIFTLGTNQQAEKGIAQSHFSQSLEFHPNTIGIPNSEYLKSQSVKALTVNSASLALQEVVVPTSTTSRMAQTLQKNLNLTQQKIPSPSPSTTPGGENVKLPAATPVSPTTPGNIQPNTAPEANDPRVLVSEVVVKSQTGQISPELEEQVYKVIRTQPGRTTTRSQLQEDINAIFGTGFFSNVQASPEDTPLGVRVSFVVQPNPVLSKVEVQANPGTGVASVLPANTVDEVFKEQYGKILNLRDLQEGIKQLNKRYQDQGYVLANVIGAPQVSENGVVTLQVAEGVVENIRVRFRNKDGQETDEKGQPIRRRTQDYIITRELELKPGQVFNRNTVQKDLQRVYGIGLFEDVNVSLDPGTDPSKVDVVVNVAERSSGSIAAGAGISSASGLFGTVSYQQQNLNGRNQKLGAEVQVGERELLFDLRYTDPWIAGDPYRTSYTANIFRRSSISLIFDGKNNNIKTFQQGKTDGDRPRVLRLGGGVTFTRPLSNNPYKNSEWTASAGLQYQRVSTRDANGNIRKEGTVFKNGVPTERVPLSASGQGEDDLLLLQLGVQRDLRNNPLQPTSGSYLRFGVDQSVPVGLGNIFLTRLRGNYSQYFPVNFISLTKGPQTLAFNLQGGTILGDLPPYEAFTLGGSNSVRGYQEGGLGSGRSYIQASAEYRFPVFSVVSGALFFDIGSDLGSNTRSADVLNKNGTGYGYGLGVRVQSPLGPIRIDYGINGDGDNRINFGIGERF, encoded by the coding sequence ATGCGTTTATCCCCGGTATTGGTGGCAGTGCTGGCAATTGCAGCTCCTTTGGGCAGCTGCGAGAGTGTAAATGCACAAACCGCTAATAGTCTGAAACAGACAACAAAGATTTTTACACTAGGAACAAATCAGCAGGCAGAAAAAGGCATTGCTCAAAGTCACTTCAGTCAAAGTCTAGAATTTCACCCTAATACAATAGGTATTCCAAATTCGGAGTATCTTAAGTCTCAATCAGTCAAAGCCTTAACAGTCAATTCAGCATCATTGGCTTTACAAGAGGTAGTAGTGCCAACCTCCACAACGTCAAGAATGGCACAAACCCTTCAAAAAAACCTAAATCTCACTCAACAAAAAATACCTTCCCCATCTCCTAGCACTACTCCTGGTGGAGAAAATGTCAAGCTACCTGCGGCGACACCTGTATCTCCCACAACTCCAGGAAATATTCAACCCAACACAGCTCCAGAAGCCAATGATCCCCGCGTACTGGTGTCGGAAGTAGTAGTTAAATCTCAGACAGGGCAAATCTCACCAGAACTGGAAGAACAAGTTTACAAAGTAATCCGTACCCAACCAGGACGAACAACAACACGCAGCCAACTGCAAGAAGATATTAACGCCATCTTTGGTACTGGCTTTTTCTCCAATGTCCAAGCATCGCCAGAAGATACTCCCTTGGGAGTGCGGGTGAGCTTTGTTGTGCAGCCTAACCCCGTCCTGAGTAAAGTAGAAGTGCAAGCCAATCCTGGCACTGGTGTCGCCTCCGTCCTCCCAGCTAATACTGTAGATGAAGTATTTAAGGAGCAGTATGGTAAAATCCTCAACTTGCGTGACTTGCAAGAAGGCATCAAACAGTTAAATAAGCGGTATCAAGACCAAGGTTACGTTTTAGCCAACGTAATTGGAGCGCCCCAAGTCTCTGAAAACGGAGTTGTTACCTTACAAGTAGCAGAAGGTGTAGTAGAAAACATTAGAGTTCGGTTCCGTAATAAAGATGGTCAAGAGACAGACGAAAAGGGACAACCAATTCGCAGACGAACACAAGATTACATCATTACCAGAGAATTGGAATTAAAGCCAGGACAAGTATTCAATCGCAACACCGTGCAAAAAGACCTACAGCGCGTGTATGGGATAGGGCTATTTGAAGATGTGAATGTCTCCCTTGACCCTGGTACTGACCCCAGCAAGGTTGATGTAGTCGTGAATGTAGCTGAACGCAGCAGTGGTTCTATTGCAGCTGGGGCAGGGATTAGTTCTGCTAGCGGACTTTTTGGAACAGTAAGCTATCAACAGCAAAACCTGAACGGCAGGAACCAAAAACTGGGCGCAGAAGTACAGGTGGGAGAACGAGAACTGCTGTTTGACCTGCGGTATACCGACCCCTGGATCGCAGGAGATCCTTACCGGACTTCCTATACAGCCAATATTTTCCGCCGTAGTTCCATTTCGTTGATTTTTGACGGCAAAAATAACAATATCAAAACCTTTCAACAGGGGAAGACGGATGGCGATCGCCCCCGTGTCCTCCGTCTAGGTGGCGGTGTCACCTTTACTCGTCCCCTGAGCAATAATCCCTACAAAAATTCTGAATGGACGGCTTCAGCAGGTTTGCAGTATCAACGAGTTTCCACCCGTGATGCCAATGGCAACATCAGAAAAGAAGGAACGGTGTTCAAGAATGGAGTACCTACAGAACGAGTTCCACTTAGTGCATCTGGACAAGGTGAAGACGATTTGCTGTTGTTGCAACTTGGGGTACAACGCGATCTCCGTAATAACCCTTTACAACCCACTAGCGGTTCTTATCTCCGCTTCGGAGTCGATCAGTCAGTACCAGTGGGACTAGGCAATATTTTTCTCACCAGGTTGCGAGGTAACTATAGCCAATATTTCCCTGTCAACTTTATTAGTCTTACCAAAGGGCCACAAACTTTAGCATTTAACTTGCAGGGTGGAACTATCCTTGGTGACTTGCCTCCTTACGAAGCCTTCACCCTTGGTGGTAGCAACTCTGTCCGAGGTTATCAAGAAGGAGGATTAGGTAGTGGACGTAGTTATATACAAGCATCTGCTGAGTATCGCTTCCCGGTTTTTTCAGTCGTCAGTGGCGCACTATTTTTTGATATCGGCAGCGATCTGGGAAGTAATACCAGGTCAGCTGATGTGCTGAACAAAAATGGTACTGGCTACGGTTATGGTCTTGGTGTGCGCGTACAATCGCCACTAGGGCCAATTCGCATTGACTACGGCATCAATGGCGACGGTGACAACCGCATCAATTTTGGTATTGGCGAAAGGTTTTAA
- a CDS encoding SAM-dependent methyltransferase, whose translation MINLAETAYLVAMYRALESERADALFKDPLARVLAGGKGEMFVEVIGEKDKITNAIAIRTYVIDNFILQLVKSKKIDTVINLAAGLDTRPYRLPLCASLRWIEVDLPEIIAYKEQLLKNQQPLCWLERVKLDITNLALRKTFFSEINLVARQALVITEGLLSYLHETQVALLATDIYEQSHLNWWLFELESSLALKHYDQVYARKIFDQYFANGNKTLLFAPQQGAEFFQHYNWKVAKSVSAWKELHRLNRGIKFTWLLEIIMKWISNEYWEKIQHQGSVVLLERSHAVDDLVKTKEVFEKR comes from the coding sequence ATGATAAATCTTGCGGAAACTGCGTATCTAGTGGCAATGTATCGCGCATTGGAAAGCGAACGCGCAGATGCACTATTTAAAGACCCATTAGCGCGTGTGTTAGCTGGTGGAAAAGGTGAAATGTTTGTTGAAGTTATAGGGGAGAAAGACAAAATTACAAATGCGATCGCCATCCGCACCTATGTTATTGATAACTTTATTTTACAGTTAGTTAAGTCAAAAAAGATTGACACTGTAATCAATCTGGCTGCGGGGTTAGATACTCGACCCTATCGATTACCTCTTTGTGCATCGCTTCGTTGGATTGAAGTTGACTTGCCGGAAATCATTGCTTACAAAGAACAATTACTTAAAAACCAGCAACCTTTGTGTTGGCTTGAGCGTGTCAAACTCGATATTACCAACCTGGCATTGAGAAAGACTTTTTTCTCAGAGATTAATCTTGTAGCAAGACAAGCTCTAGTGATCACAGAAGGTTTGCTATCATATCTACACGAAACCCAAGTAGCATTACTTGCAACCGATATTTATGAGCAATCTCATCTGAATTGGTGGCTATTTGAATTGGAATCATCGTTAGCGTTGAAGCACTACGATCAAGTTTACGCTCGAAAAATTTTCGACCAATATTTTGCGAATGGAAATAAAACTTTGTTATTTGCTCCTCAGCAAGGGGCAGAATTTTTTCAACACTATAATTGGAAAGTTGCAAAATCTGTATCTGCATGGAAAGAGTTACACCGACTAAACCGAGGGATAAAATTTACCTGGTTACTAGAAATAATTATGAAATGGATTTCTAATGAATATTGGGAAAAAATTCAGCATCAAGGTAGTGTTGTATTGCTTGAGAGAAGCCACGCCGTTGACGATCTAGTAAAAACAAAGGAGGTTTTTGAAAAGAGATGA